The following coding sequences are from one Paenibacillus stellifer window:
- the argB gene encoding acetylglutamate kinase has translation MTLMTQSETLDTSGADNGNMFVMKCGGSTLTALPDSFFDDLRQLQEDGVRPVIVHGGGPAISENLKKLGIESSFVNGLRVTTEEVLDVVEMTLSGSINKAIVRRIQSSGGKSIGLSGVDGNLIEAAPVSNSDEVGLVGNVTGVKAEIIAGIQALGYIPVIAPLGIDGNGQRYNINADTAAGAVASFMQSPQMIVVTDVPGILTTLEDGSKQVLPSVTVEQIGQMIETGEIYGGMIPKVKAAIDCIQGSVSEVVIVDGKEPGVLGRVLAGETIGTRIIRK, from the coding sequence ATGACACTCATGACGCAGAGCGAGACTTTGGATACAAGTGGCGCAGACAATGGCAACATGTTCGTGATGAAGTGCGGCGGCAGCACGCTGACTGCGCTGCCCGATTCGTTCTTTGACGATCTCAGGCAGCTTCAGGAGGATGGCGTGAGGCCGGTGATCGTCCACGGCGGGGGTCCGGCGATATCGGAGAATCTGAAGAAGCTCGGAATTGAGAGCAGCTTCGTTAACGGCCTGCGGGTCACGACCGAAGAAGTGCTCGACGTTGTGGAGATGACGCTGTCGGGCAGCATCAACAAGGCAATTGTCCGGCGGATTCAGAGCAGCGGCGGCAAGTCAATCGGCCTGTCCGGCGTGGACGGCAACCTGATCGAAGCGGCTCCGGTATCCAACAGCGATGAGGTAGGGCTGGTCGGCAACGTGACCGGTGTCAAGGCCGAGATCATTGCCGGCATTCAGGCGCTAGGTTATATCCCCGTTATCGCGCCGCTTGGAATCGATGGCAACGGACAGCGGTATAACATTAACGCCGACACGGCAGCGGGGGCGGTAGCTTCCTTCATGCAGTCGCCGCAGATGATTGTGGTGACCGACGTCCCCGGCATTCTGACTACGCTGGAGGATGGAAGCAAGCAGGTGCTGCCTTCCGTGACGGTCGAGCAAATCGGGCAGATGATTGAGACGGGCGAGATCTACGGAGGCATGATTCCTAAGGTGAAGGCGGCCATCGACTGCATCCAAGGCAGCGTCTCCGAGGTGGTCATCGTGGACGGCAAAGAGCCGGGTGTGCTGGGCAGAGTGCTGGCCGGAGAGACAATCGGTACTCGAATTATCCGGAAGTAA
- a CDS encoding YitT family protein, which produces MSSINSRNKPPLIPLNGPIRHLVDTVLIVVGSLITSLAFNLFMLPNRIASGGVSGLSVLAQAWFGAEPAFTQWALNIPLFFLGVFMLGRQYGLRSLLGSFVLPLFIYLTKDGPVPTHNPLLASIYGGIGVGLGLGLVFRGRGSTGGLSILAQVIQKLTGFSFSLSVVLLDGTVITLAAFVLGMEQALYALIGLFVTGKVIDALEVGFSYTKVAYIISDHTDAITEAILHDLDRGLTKLDAKGGYTGDSRTVLMVAVGQNETTRLKAIVRSVDPGAFVIISDAHEVLGEGFKREA; this is translated from the coding sequence ATGTCTTCAATAAATTCACGAAATAAGCCGCCGCTTATTCCACTGAACGGACCGATCCGCCATCTGGTGGATACGGTCCTGATTGTTGTCGGTTCGCTGATTACGTCACTCGCCTTTAATCTGTTCATGCTGCCCAACCGGATTGCCTCCGGCGGCGTATCAGGATTGTCCGTCTTGGCGCAGGCCTGGTTCGGGGCCGAGCCTGCTTTTACCCAGTGGGCTTTGAACATTCCGCTGTTCTTCCTGGGCGTGTTCATGCTGGGCCGCCAGTATGGACTGCGGTCGCTGCTGGGCAGCTTTGTGCTGCCGCTGTTCATTTACCTGACCAAGGACGGTCCTGTGCCGACCCACAACCCGCTGCTGGCATCCATCTACGGCGGCATCGGAGTGGGCTTGGGTTTGGGCTTGGTTTTTCGGGGCCGGGGCTCGACCGGGGGCCTGTCCATTTTGGCCCAGGTGATTCAGAAGCTGACGGGTTTCAGTTTCTCGCTGTCGGTGGTGCTGCTGGACGGAACGGTAATCACATTGGCTGCCTTCGTACTGGGCATGGAGCAGGCGCTGTACGCACTGATCGGCCTGTTCGTCACAGGGAAGGTCATCGATGCGCTTGAGGTCGGCTTCAGCTATACCAAGGTCGCCTATATCATTTCCGATCATACGGACGCGATCACGGAAGCGATTCTGCATGATCTGGACCGGGGGCTGACGAAGCTGGACGCCAAGGGCGGATACACGGGAGACAGCCGGACCGTGCTGATGGTAGCCGTCGGACAGAATGAAACGACCCGGCTGAAGGCCATCGTCCGGTCGGTGGACCCGGGCGCCTTTGTTATTATCAGTGATGCCCATGAAGTGCTGGGCGAAGGATTTAAACGAGAAGCGTAG
- the argF gene encoding ornithine carbamoyltransferase: MVQISLKGRDLLELDDYTTEEIQYLIDLAIELKRKQKSGEVYQPLKGKTIGLIFEKSSTRTRVSFEVGMYQLGGHALFLSRNDIQLGRGETVADTAQVMSRYLDGIMIRTFGHDKVEDLARYASVPVINGLSDLAHPCQVLADLQTVYEHKGKLKGLKMAFVGDGNNMAHSLLIGGAKVGMHVSIAGPEGYEPDAAVVAKAREIAQETGSEIVITRSPEEAVKDADVIYTDVWASMGFEEEQKAREAAFKDYQVNGELVALAKSDFIFLHCLPAHRGEEVTEDVIDGPNSFIFDEAENRLHAQKALMAALMG; the protein is encoded by the coding sequence ATGGTTCAGATTTCGCTCAAAGGGCGGGACCTTCTGGAGCTGGACGACTACACCACGGAAGAAATCCAGTATCTGATCGATCTGGCGATCGAGCTCAAGCGCAAGCAGAAGAGCGGAGAGGTCTACCAGCCGCTGAAAGGCAAGACGATCGGACTTATTTTTGAGAAATCCTCAACCCGCACCCGGGTATCCTTCGAGGTTGGCATGTACCAGCTGGGCGGACACGCCCTGTTCCTCAGCCGGAACGATATTCAGCTGGGACGCGGGGAGACGGTTGCCGATACGGCACAGGTTATGTCGCGGTATCTCGACGGCATCATGATCCGCACCTTCGGCCACGACAAGGTAGAGGATCTGGCGCGCTACGCTTCGGTTCCGGTCATCAATGGACTGAGCGATCTCGCGCATCCGTGCCAGGTGCTGGCGGATCTTCAGACGGTCTATGAACACAAAGGCAAGCTGAAAGGGCTGAAAATGGCCTTTGTCGGCGACGGCAACAATATGGCGCATTCCCTGCTGATCGGCGGAGCGAAGGTGGGCATGCATGTCTCCATCGCAGGACCGGAAGGCTATGAGCCGGACGCCGCTGTTGTCGCCAAGGCGCGGGAAATCGCGCAGGAGACGGGTTCCGAAATCGTCATTACCCGCAGTCCGGAGGAAGCGGTCAAGGATGCCGATGTCATCTACACGGATGTATGGGCGAGCATGGGCTTCGAGGAAGAGCAGAAGGCGCGCGAAGCGGCGTTCAAGGACTATCAGGTGAACGGCGAGCTCGTCGCGCTTGCGAAGAGCGACTTCATCTTCCTGCACTGCCTGCCGGCCCATCGCGGCGAAGAGGTGACGGAAGACGTGATCGACGGACCGAATTCCTTTATTTTTGACGAGGCGGAGAACCGGCTGCATGCGCAGAAAGCGCTGATGGCCGCCCTGATGGGCTAG
- the prfB gene encoding peptide chain release factor 2 (programmed frameshift), with amino-acid sequence MIDASVKQDLREIGKKLTNLRGSLDLDLKQEMIANFEEKMAAPDFWDDNEKAQSVIAEMNAVKSGVDEYQKLQQEYDDAVLMAELADEEGDDELAAEVGGSVRALVGKLEEFELQLLLNQPYDKLNAILELHPGAGGTESQDWGQMLLRMYTRWAEKRGFKVEVLDYLPGDEAGIKSVTLLIKGFNAYGYLKAEKGVHRLVRISPFDASGRRHTSFVSCDVVPEINEDIDIEIRTEDLKVDTYRATGAGGQHINTTDSAVRITHIPTGVVVTCQNERSQIKNRERAMTMLRSKLYERKLEEQQRELDEIRGEQSDIAWGSQIRSYVFHPYSMVKDHRTSVETGNVGAVMDGDLDAFIDGYLRGQIKTEAE; translated from the exons ATGATTGATGCAAGTGTGAAGCAGGATCTGCGCGAAATCGGCAAGAAATTAACCAACCTTAGGGGGTCTCTT GACTTAGACCTCAAGCAGGAAATGATCGCAAACTTTGAGGAGAAAATGGCGGCTCCCGACTTCTGGGATGACAACGAGAAAGCCCAGAGTGTCATTGCCGAGATGAACGCCGTGAAATCCGGCGTGGATGAATATCAGAAGCTGCAGCAGGAATACGATGATGCCGTGCTGATGGCCGAGCTGGCTGACGAGGAAGGCGACGACGAACTCGCCGCCGAGGTGGGCGGCAGTGTCCGCGCCCTTGTGGGCAAGCTGGAGGAATTCGAGCTGCAGTTGCTGTTGAATCAGCCATACGACAAGTTGAACGCCATTCTGGAGCTGCATCCGGGCGCGGGCGGAACCGAATCCCAGGATTGGGGCCAAATGCTGCTCCGCATGTATACCCGCTGGGCGGAGAAGCGCGGCTTCAAGGTGGAGGTGCTGGATTATCTCCCTGGCGACGAAGCGGGGATCAAGAGTGTGACGCTGCTGATCAAAGGCTTCAATGCCTACGGCTACCTGAAGGCGGAAAAAGGCGTGCATCGTCTGGTCCGTATTTCCCCGTTCGACGCTTCGGGAAGACGTCATACGTCCTTTGTCTCCTGCGATGTTGTGCCGGAGATTAATGAAGATATTGATATCGAGATTCGTACCGAGGATCTGAAGGTGGACACCTACCGCGCGACGGGCGCCGGCGGTCAGCATATCAACACCACGGACTCGGCGGTCCGGATTACTCACATTCCGACTGGCGTCGTCGTGACCTGCCAGAATGAACGCTCGCAGATCAAGAACCGCGAACGCGCGATGACGATGCTCCGCTCCAAGCTCTACGAGCGTAAACTCGAAGAGCAGCAGCGCGAGCTGGACGAGATCCGCGGCGAGCAGTCCGATATCGCCTGGGGCAGTCAGATTCGCTCGTATGTCTTCCATCCGTACAGCATGGTTAAGGATCACCGGACTTCCGTAGAGACCGGTAACGTCGGGGCGGTCATGGACGGCGATCTGGATGCTTTTATCGACGGCTATCTGCGCGGCCAGATCAAGACTGAGGCTGAATAA
- the argJ gene encoding bifunctional glutamate N-acetyltransferase/amino-acid acetyltransferase ArgJ produces the protein MSEKLYTVVEGGSITTPAGFVSGGLHCGLKKTDRNDLAAILCEVPATAAAVYTTNLFQAAPLKVTRESLGNGVLRAVVVNSGNANACTGAQGEADAYEMRAAAARHLGVSEDDVAVASTGVIGELLKMDCVRSGLASLPEKLDGGASGAEEFCQAILTTDLVKKECCVKVNVGGKEVLIAGAAKGSGMIHPNMATMLGFMTTDAAVGQEELLTLLRQATDTTFNMITVDGDTSTNDMLVAMASGLAGNETLGRQHPDWEAFAAAFTHVCRHLAQAIARDGEGANHLIEVVVSGAEDVAAARAIAKTVVGSSLVKSAVFGADANWGRIIAAVGRAGVPVSVERVDISLGEIEVLSQSRPVAFDEEKALAYLQGDTVLITVNLGDGDGSATAWGCDLTYDYVRINAAYRT, from the coding sequence ATGAGCGAGAAGCTGTACACCGTCGTCGAAGGCGGAAGCATTACGACACCGGCCGGATTCGTATCCGGAGGTCTGCACTGCGGCTTGAAAAAGACCGACCGCAACGATCTTGCGGCCATTCTATGCGAGGTTCCGGCCACAGCCGCGGCGGTATATACGACGAACCTGTTCCAGGCGGCGCCGCTTAAAGTGACGCGGGAAAGCCTTGGCAACGGTGTCCTGCGTGCCGTTGTCGTGAACAGCGGCAACGCCAACGCCTGCACAGGCGCACAGGGCGAAGCCGATGCCTATGAGATGCGGGCTGCAGCTGCCAGGCATCTGGGCGTAAGCGAGGATGATGTGGCGGTAGCTTCGACCGGAGTCATCGGCGAGCTGCTGAAGATGGACTGCGTGCGCAGCGGCTTGGCTTCCCTTCCGGAGAAGCTGGACGGCGGAGCATCGGGAGCCGAGGAGTTCTGCCAGGCGATTCTGACGACAGACCTCGTGAAGAAAGAGTGCTGCGTCAAGGTTAATGTCGGCGGCAAAGAGGTTCTGATCGCCGGCGCGGCCAAAGGCTCCGGCATGATCCACCCGAACATGGCGACCATGCTCGGCTTCATGACGACGGACGCCGCCGTCGGCCAGGAAGAACTGCTGACGCTGCTGCGCCAGGCGACGGATACAACGTTCAACATGATTACCGTGGACGGCGACACGAGTACGAATGATATGCTGGTGGCGATGGCGAGCGGTCTGGCTGGCAACGAGACGCTGGGCCGGCAGCATCCGGACTGGGAAGCCTTCGCAGCGGCTTTCACGCATGTGTGCCGCCATCTGGCGCAGGCGATCGCCCGCGACGGAGAAGGCGCGAACCATTTGATTGAGGTCGTGGTGAGCGGGGCTGAGGATGTAGCGGCGGCCCGTGCGATTGCCAAGACGGTCGTCGGCTCCAGTCTGGTCAAATCCGCCGTCTTCGGCGCAGATGCGAACTGGGGGCGGATTATCGCCGCCGTCGGCCGTGCTGGCGTTCCGGTGTCGGTGGAACGGGTTGACATCTCGCTGGGCGAGATTGAGGTGTTGTCCCAGTCTAGACCGGTGGCTTTTGACGAGGAAAAGGCTCTTGCTTACCTGCAGGGCGACACCGTTCTGATTACGGTGAACCTGGGAGACGGTGACGGCTCGGCTACAGCCTGGGGCTGCGATCTGACGTACGATTATGTGCGGATCAATGCGGCTTACCGGACTTGA
- the argC gene encoding N-acetyl-gamma-glutamyl-phosphate reductase, with protein sequence MTVEGKVRAAIVGSTGYGGVELIRLLQGHPKVEITSVISSSSAGAPIEEGFPHLTGVFTRNLDGVDAREMKERADVVFTATPSGVSAKLVPELLEAGLKVVDLSGDFRLKDGAEYERWYKHPAPQDEVLQQAVYGLCEVFGDRAAGVDFISNPGCYPTATLLGLIPALQAGWIKPESIIVDAKSGVSGAGRGVNLGVHYAEINENFKAYKVNKHQHIPEIEQTLTEIAGEPVIVTFTTHLVPMTRGIMATSYASLNDTYSEQDFIELYRNYYKGRSFVRVRSAGILPATKEVSGSNYCDIGFAVDPRTGRVTIFSVIDNLVKGAAGQAIQNLNLMMGWEETLGLGYTPVYP encoded by the coding sequence ATGACGGTGGAAGGCAAGGTGAGAGCGGCGATCGTGGGATCGACCGGCTACGGGGGAGTAGAACTGATCAGGCTGCTTCAGGGGCATCCGAAGGTGGAGATTACATCGGTGATTTCCTCATCATCGGCAGGGGCGCCGATTGAAGAAGGCTTCCCGCATTTGACTGGCGTGTTTACGCGGAATCTGGACGGTGTGGATGCCAGGGAAATGAAGGAGAGGGCCGACGTCGTATTCACGGCAACCCCATCGGGCGTCAGCGCCAAGCTCGTTCCGGAGCTGCTGGAGGCGGGGCTTAAGGTAGTAGATTTGTCGGGGGATTTCCGGCTGAAGGACGGTGCGGAGTATGAGCGCTGGTACAAACATCCGGCTCCGCAGGATGAAGTGCTGCAGCAGGCCGTCTACGGACTGTGCGAGGTATTCGGCGACCGCGCGGCCGGCGTTGATTTCATCTCGAATCCGGGCTGCTACCCAACGGCGACGCTGCTCGGTCTGATCCCGGCGCTTCAAGCAGGATGGATCAAGCCGGAGAGCATCATTGTTGATGCCAAATCCGGTGTATCGGGAGCTGGACGCGGAGTAAATCTCGGTGTGCATTACGCGGAAATTAATGAGAATTTTAAAGCCTATAAGGTTAACAAGCATCAGCATATCCCGGAAATCGAGCAGACGCTGACGGAGATTGCCGGAGAGCCGGTGATCGTCACCTTCACTACGCATCTGGTTCCGATGACGCGGGGCATTATGGCCACTAGTTATGCCAGCTTGAACGATACGTACAGCGAACAGGATTTCATCGAGCTATACCGCAATTATTATAAGGGTAGATCTTTTGTGCGTGTGCGCAGCGCCGGTATTCTGCCGGCAACCAAAGAGGTCAGCGGCTCCAACTACTGCGATATCGGCTTTGCGGTTGATCCCCGAACCGGACGGGTCACCATTTTCTCGGTGATCGACAATCTGGTAAAGGGTGCGGCGGGCCAGGCGATTCAGAATCTAAATCTTATGATGGGATGGGAGGAAACCCTTGGGCTCGGCTACACGCCAGTGTATCCGTAA
- a CDS encoding aspartate aminotransferase family protein: MSKLTHMDQPDFVQKHIADTGTQAGATGKTEEAVKTAGSGKLEHVFPSYGRYDISLVKGKGSWVWDDKGNKYLDFTCGLAVTSLGHAPEKVGEKLKQQIDTLWHVSNLFHIPGQDRVAELLTANTCADQVFFCNSGAESNEAAIKLARRYHQKVKGTGRYEVITFQQSFHGRTLATLTATGQQKVKDGFLPLPEGFVTVPLHDLPALEAAIGEHTAAIMLEMVLAEGGILEVQPDFLNSVVELCKRHGLLLIVDEVQTGMGRTGKLFAHQHYGIEPDIFTVAKGIASGFPAGLMLAKGYLREAFPPGSHASTFGGTPLATAAMSATIETMLEDNLPQRAAESGEYLKAQLKEKLADCPFVLDIRGKGLLIGIECKEAVGDIVLAGQKRGLLFVTAGTHVIRLLPNLYVSREEIDQAVDILSDLIHTYAKEHQA, encoded by the coding sequence ATGAGCAAGCTTACGCATATGGATCAGCCTGATTTCGTGCAAAAGCATATTGCAGACACCGGAACACAGGCAGGCGCTACTGGTAAGACGGAGGAAGCGGTCAAGACTGCGGGCTCCGGCAAGCTGGAGCATGTATTTCCATCGTACGGCAGATACGACATCAGTCTGGTCAAAGGCAAGGGCAGCTGGGTGTGGGACGACAAAGGCAATAAATATCTCGATTTCACCTGCGGCCTGGCGGTAACGAGCCTCGGACATGCGCCGGAGAAGGTCGGCGAGAAGCTGAAACAGCAGATCGATACGCTGTGGCATGTATCCAACCTGTTCCACATTCCGGGCCAGGACCGCGTAGCGGAGCTGCTGACGGCCAACACTTGCGCCGACCAGGTATTCTTCTGCAACAGCGGCGCGGAATCGAACGAGGCCGCGATCAAGCTGGCCCGCCGCTATCATCAGAAGGTCAAGGGAACAGGACGTTATGAAGTCATTACGTTCCAGCAGTCCTTTCACGGACGCACGCTGGCTACGCTGACGGCTACGGGACAGCAGAAGGTCAAGGACGGCTTCCTGCCGCTGCCGGAAGGCTTCGTGACGGTTCCGCTGCATGATCTTCCGGCCCTTGAAGCGGCCATCGGCGAGCATACAGCCGCCATCATGCTAGAAATGGTGCTGGCCGAAGGCGGCATTCTGGAAGTGCAGCCGGATTTCCTGAACAGCGTGGTCGAGCTGTGCAAACGCCACGGCCTGTTGCTCATCGTGGACGAGGTGCAGACCGGCATGGGCCGTACCGGCAAGCTGTTCGCGCATCAGCACTACGGTATCGAGCCGGACATCTTCACCGTTGCCAAAGGCATCGCCAGCGGCTTCCCGGCCGGCCTTATGCTGGCCAAGGGCTATCTGCGCGAAGCGTTCCCGCCGGGAAGCCATGCTTCGACGTTCGGCGGTACGCCGCTTGCGACGGCGGCGATGAGCGCCACCATCGAGACGATGCTGGAGGATAACCTGCCGCAGCGCGCGGCCGAATCCGGCGAGTACCTGAAGGCGCAGCTGAAAGAGAAGCTGGCGGATTGCCCGTTCGTCCTCGACATCCGCGGCAAAGGGCTGCTCATCGGCATCGAATGCAAAGAAGCTGTCGGCGACATCGTGCTGGCCGGACAGAAGCGCGGCCTGCTGTTCGTGACGGCGGGAACGCATGTAATCCGCCTGCTTCCGAACCTGTATGTAAGCCGGGAGGAAATCGACCAGGCTGTGGACATCCTGTCCGATCTCATTCATACTTATGCCAAGGAGCATCAGGCTTAA
- the secA gene encoding preprotein translocase subunit SecA produces MLGLVKKIFGDTNERDVKRLMKTVEIINGMEPEFEALSDEALKAKTEEFRARIEKGETMEELLPEAFATVREASKRTLGMRHFDVQLIGGMALHEGKIAEMKTGEGKTLVGTLPVYLNALLGKGVHVVTVNDYLAQRDSAQMGQIYNFLGMTVGVNLNGMDHADKQSAYACDITYGTNNEFGFDYLRDNMVLYKEQMVQRPLYFCIIDEVDSILIDEARTPLIISGQAEKSTELYYAADRFVKKLQAEEHYTVDIKVKSVALTEKGVALAEKAFGIENLYDHSHVTLNHHIVQALKANVIMRRDVDYVVTDEEVVIVDEFTGRLMAGRRYSDGLHQAIEAKEEIQVQNESMTLATITFQNYFRMYRKLAGMTGTAKTEEEEFKKIYGLEVLQVPTNKPNCRADMPDIVYKSEKGKFNAVVEEIVERHKKNQPVLVGTVSIENSELVSEMLKRKGVKHQVLNAKHHAAEAEIISHAGQPGTVTIATNMAGRGTDIILGEGVAEVGGLHIIGTERHESRRIDNQLRGRAGRQGDPGSTQFYLSLGDELMKRFGADNVLNMMERLGFEEDQPIESRMITRAVESAQKRVEGNNFDIRKVVLQYDDVMNQQREIIYKQRREILESENIKDVVVEMIKPVIERVVQAHCSDDIPENWEIQEVADYVNSKLLDEGVLTRDDLWGKEAEEIVEFIFEKVLEKYSAREERLGSELVREFEKVIVLRAVDSKWMDHIDAMDQLRQGIHLRAYGGTDPLREYQFEGFEMFNAMTASIQEEVATYIMKAHIETNQQRQSVVEENKISTNGEPAEKRPVAVGATVGRNDPCPCGSGKKFKNCHGQNA; encoded by the coding sequence ATGCTAGGACTTGTTAAAAAAATATTCGGCGACACGAATGAACGCGATGTCAAACGTCTGATGAAGACGGTCGAAATTATTAATGGAATGGAACCGGAATTCGAGGCACTCTCCGACGAGGCGCTGAAGGCGAAGACCGAAGAGTTCCGGGCTCGTATCGAGAAAGGCGAGACGATGGAAGAGCTTCTTCCAGAAGCCTTTGCAACGGTGCGTGAAGCCTCCAAGCGTACGCTTGGAATGCGGCACTTTGATGTGCAACTGATTGGCGGGATGGCGCTGCATGAGGGCAAGATCGCGGAGATGAAGACCGGTGAAGGTAAGACGCTGGTTGGAACGCTTCCGGTATACCTGAATGCTCTGCTTGGCAAAGGCGTTCACGTTGTTACAGTCAATGATTATCTGGCCCAGCGCGACAGCGCGCAAATGGGACAAATCTATAATTTCCTGGGCATGACGGTCGGGGTTAACCTGAACGGCATGGACCATGCGGATAAACAGTCAGCTTATGCCTGCGACATTACGTACGGCACGAACAATGAATTTGGCTTCGACTACCTGCGCGATAACATGGTGCTGTATAAAGAGCAGATGGTACAGCGTCCGCTCTATTTCTGCATTATTGACGAAGTTGACTCCATTCTGATCGACGAAGCCCGGACACCGCTTATTATTTCCGGACAAGCCGAGAAGTCGACGGAGCTCTATTACGCTGCTGACCGCTTCGTGAAGAAGCTGCAGGCGGAAGAGCACTACACGGTAGATATCAAGGTGAAATCGGTCGCCCTTACCGAAAAAGGCGTTGCGCTCGCCGAGAAAGCCTTCGGCATCGAGAATCTGTATGACCACAGCCATGTCACGCTGAACCATCATATCGTACAAGCTCTGAAGGCGAATGTTATTATGCGCCGCGACGTTGATTACGTCGTTACGGATGAAGAGGTTGTTATCGTCGATGAGTTCACAGGCCGTCTCATGGCCGGCCGCCGATACAGCGACGGTCTGCATCAGGCGATTGAAGCCAAGGAAGAAATCCAGGTGCAGAACGAGAGCATGACGCTCGCCACCATTACGTTCCAGAACTACTTCCGTATGTACCGCAAGCTGGCTGGCATGACCGGTACGGCGAAGACGGAGGAAGAGGAATTCAAGAAGATTTATGGACTGGAAGTTCTCCAGGTTCCGACGAATAAGCCGAACTGCCGGGCGGACATGCCTGATATCGTCTACAAGAGCGAGAAAGGCAAGTTCAACGCCGTGGTTGAAGAAATCGTGGAGCGCCATAAGAAGAACCAGCCGGTGCTGGTCGGTACGGTCTCCATCGAGAACTCCGAGCTGGTCTCGGAAATGCTGAAGCGCAAAGGCGTGAAGCACCAGGTGCTGAATGCGAAGCATCACGCAGCGGAAGCTGAAATTATTTCCCACGCCGGTCAGCCGGGCACGGTGACCATTGCGACCAACATGGCGGGACGCGGTACCGACATTATCCTCGGTGAAGGCGTAGCCGAGGTTGGCGGCCTGCATATCATCGGCACCGAGCGCCATGAATCGCGCCGGATCGATAACCAGCTGCGCGGACGTGCGGGACGTCAAGGCGACCCGGGTTCCACACAGTTCTATCTGTCGCTGGGCGACGAGCTGATGAAGCGTTTTGGCGCTGACAATGTGCTGAATATGATGGAACGACTTGGCTTTGAAGAAGATCAGCCGATCGAGAGCCGGATGATTACCCGCGCTGTAGAATCGGCGCAGAAGCGGGTCGAAGGCAATAACTTCGACATCCGCAAAGTCGTCCTGCAGTATGACGACGTCATGAACCAGCAGCGCGAAATTATCTACAAGCAGCGCCGCGAAATTCTGGAGTCCGAGAACATCAAGGACGTTGTTGTGGAAATGATCAAGCCAGTAATCGAACGGGTTGTGCAGGCTCACTGCAGCGACGATATCCCCGAGAACTGGGAGATTCAGGAAGTAGCCGATTATGTCAATAGCAAGCTGCTTGACGAAGGCGTATTGACCCGTGACGATCTGTGGGGCAAGGAAGCGGAAGAGATTGTGGAATTTATCTTCGAGAAGGTGCTGGAGAAATACTCCGCCCGCGAAGAACGTCTCGGTTCGGAGCTTGTCCGTGAGTTCGAGAAGGTTATCGTACTGCGCGCCGTTGACAGCAAGTGGATGGACCATATCGATGCCATGGATCAGCTTCGCCAGGGTATCCACCTTCGTGCTTACGGCGGAACGGATCCGCTCCGCGAATATCAGTTCGAAGGCTTCGAGATGTTCAATGCCATGACGGCAAGCATTCAGGAAGAAGTGGCGACCTATATTATGAAGGCTCACATCGAGACCAATCAGCAGCGCCAGTCGGTTGTGGAGGAGAACAAAATCTCCACGAACGGCGAGCCTGCCGAGAAGCGTCCCGTAGCCGTGGGCGCCACAGTCGGCCGGAATGATCCTTGTCCTTGCGGCAGCGGCAAGAAGTTCAAGAACTGCCACGGGCAGAACGCTTAA